One genomic segment of Lewinellaceae bacterium includes these proteins:
- a CDS encoding Do family serine endopeptidase produces the protein MKRFAIYVFAAILGGAVTLGGAKLLGFGKEVQIKTIPSNSFAQVASMPVAGSDANSSTPTFDFSFAAEKALPSVVHIQATMHVKDREMANGFDLRGLPDPFRQFFGYPQGDDQDDRSNGQGDERIQQGSGSGVIISPDGYIVTNNHVVADADELSVTLNDHEIYDAEVIGTDPSTDVALIKIKANDLPAIDFFNSDQIKVGEWVVAVGNPFNLESTVTAGIVSAKARNINIMQDKTPIESFIQTDAAINPGNSGGALVNLQGQLVGINSAIASPTGAYAGYGFAIPSNIVRKVVSDLKEFGVVQRGFIGAMIRNIDGNLAKDKGLNSTIGVYVDSLTANSSAEEAGIKVGDVIIAADGVQTPTSPKLLEMIGRHRPGEKVDLTVRRKGEEKNIAVTLKNREGNTDIIKKEAPSEVMAKLGASFEPLSKQEAKQLDLDGGLKVTGITDGKLANQTDIQEGFIVTKVDGKSVTSVDDLTKILDHKKGGVLIEGRYPNSPETYYFGLGL, from the coding sequence ATGAAACGCTTCGCAATCTATGTATTTGCAGCCATACTCGGCGGTGCTGTCACCCTCGGAGGGGCAAAATTGCTCGGGTTTGGCAAGGAAGTACAGATAAAAACCATACCATCCAATTCCTTTGCACAGGTAGCCAGTATGCCGGTTGCAGGGTCGGATGCAAATTCCAGTACGCCCACCTTCGATTTCTCCTTCGCTGCGGAAAAAGCCCTGCCCAGCGTAGTTCACATTCAGGCCACTATGCATGTCAAGGATCGTGAAATGGCCAATGGATTTGATCTTCGCGGCCTTCCCGATCCGTTCCGCCAATTTTTTGGCTATCCCCAGGGAGACGATCAGGATGATCGTTCAAACGGTCAGGGTGACGAACGGATCCAGCAGGGAAGCGGATCCGGCGTGATCATCAGTCCGGATGGTTATATCGTAACCAATAATCACGTGGTAGCAGATGCGGATGAGCTATCGGTCACCTTGAATGACCATGAAATTTACGATGCCGAAGTGATCGGCACCGATCCATCTACGGATGTAGCCTTAATCAAGATCAAGGCAAATGACCTGCCGGCTATTGATTTCTTCAATTCCGATCAGATCAAGGTCGGTGAATGGGTCGTCGCCGTAGGTAACCCGTTCAACCTGGAATCCACCGTTACAGCGGGGATCGTAAGTGCCAAGGCACGGAACATCAACATCATGCAGGACAAGACGCCGATCGAATCCTTCATTCAAACCGACGCAGCCATTAACCCGGGTAACTCGGGCGGCGCATTGGTTAACCTGCAGGGTCAACTGGTCGGAATCAACTCCGCCATTGCCTCTCCTACCGGAGCATATGCCGGCTATGGGTTTGCCATACCCAGCAATATCGTGCGCAAGGTGGTCTCTGACCTGAAAGAATTTGGTGTTGTCCAGAGAGGATTTATTGGTGCCATGATCCGCAACATCGACGGTAATCTGGCCAAGGATAAAGGATTGAACTCGACCATCGGCGTCTATGTGGACAGCCTGACCGCCAACTCTTCAGCTGAAGAAGCCGGCATCAAAGTGGGCGACGTGATCATTGCTGCCGACGGAGTTCAAACACCTACCTCTCCCAAATTACTGGAGATGATCGGTCGTCACCGTCCGGGTGAAAAAGTAGATCTGACGGTCAGACGGAAAGGGGAAGAAAAGAATATCGCAGTCACCCTGAAAAACCGTGAGGGCAATACCGATATCATTAAAAAAGAAGCGCCATCTGAAGTCATGGCCAAACTGGGAGCATCCTTTGAGCCGCTGAGCAAGCAGGAAGCAAAGCAGCTCGACCTGGATGGAGGCCTCAAAGTAACCGGTATTACCGATGGCAAACTAGCCAATCAAACCGATATCCAGGAAGGGTTCATCGTAACCAAAGTTGACGGTAAATCAGTCACCAGCGTCGATGACCTGACCAAAATACTGGATCACAAAAAAGGAGGAGTCCTCATCGAAGGACGTTATCCGAACAGTCCAGAAACTTATTATTTCGGACTCGGCCTCTAA
- a CDS encoding SDR family oxidoreductase, whose amino-acid sequence MEKKAVIIGGSSGIGKATAQRFAREGWQVLIGAPASSLSPDLIKSIPGDGHLVVPLDVTNAGQLEQFEQEVASHFGSFQVLVNSAGISSDVPVIGSRFEDWDRALQVMLYGAVQCVRRLVPLMEDGGRIIHITSIHYQRVARGSSAYGMAKAAITQLTRSLALELAPRGILANAIAPGFVDTPMSVKADNRNELDSEWFSDNYLRYDHLPLKRAAHPEEIAGVAWFLAGPDASYITGSVITVDGGLTITF is encoded by the coding sequence ATGGAGAAAAAGGCAGTAATTATCGGAGGATCGTCTGGCATAGGTAAGGCCACAGCTCAGCGTTTTGCCCGGGAAGGCTGGCAGGTCCTTATCGGAGCTCCGGCTTCATCGCTGTCTCCCGACCTCATAAAATCCATTCCCGGGGACGGACACCTGGTCGTACCATTGGATGTGACCAATGCCGGACAGCTGGAACAGTTTGAACAGGAGGTAGCTAGCCATTTCGGATCGTTTCAGGTATTGGTCAACAGCGCGGGTATCTCCTCTGACGTTCCGGTGATCGGGAGCCGGTTTGAGGATTGGGACCGGGCCTTGCAGGTCATGCTTTATGGGGCCGTGCAATGTGTACGCCGGTTGGTGCCGCTGATGGAAGATGGCGGACGCATCATCCACATCACCTCCATCCATTACCAGCGGGTAGCCCGGGGCAGTTCCGCATATGGGATGGCCAAAGCGGCGATCACCCAGCTAACTCGCTCGCTGGCTTTGGAGCTGGCACCGCGAGGGATATTGGCTAATGCCATCGCACCTGGATTCGTCGACACACCCATGTCCGTCAAAGCCGATAACCGCAATGAACTGGACAGTGAGTGGTTCTCCGATAATTACCTTCGATACGACCATCTTCCGCTAAAACGGGCTGCACATCCCGAAGAGATTGCCGGCGTCGCCTGGTTTCTGGCGGGCCCGGATGCATCCTACATAACCGGATCGGTGATCACCGTCGACGGTGGGCTGACCATCACTTTTTAG
- a CDS encoding right-handed parallel beta-helix repeat-containing protein: MILPGWWLGSLGCVRSETAQMPGEIYVSPEGDDRHAGTESRPVASPRRALELASSLPSGTAATLWLGDGRYQLKGSLELFAQQNAESQGSITLAAMPGAHPVISGAVAVTGWQEEPDGLWSAPVPAEIHSGFRALYINDHRAVRARWPDASYLRMEAAGEDNRTNFYFSAGDIPRFKDTDQLELVFLDDWSISRIPVASIDWERRHLVARDTIGTRSLDFFTLTGWEPHPRYYLENAIEFLDQPGEWYCDQVQKRIYYRPLPGEQLAEMVGWVPQLTTLVRIRGGRDIYFQGITFEHSAWELPERGYPGIQACMYDDRTSTARHWASVPAAIELDLASDVSFRQCTIRHTGGSGLWIRQNCHHITVDSCYIHAIAGNGIDIGEGQDRQVDGQPWWQSAAHEVSTDNQITHCRIEDCGTEFFGAVGIWGGLVARTTIAHNEVSNLPYTGISIGWMWDTITTPCRENSITDNHIHHVMRILSDGGGVYSLGRQPGSRITGNIIHEVSINAGRAESNGMFLDEGTKELEVVDNVIYHIAMAPLRFHRAASARVADNLLSCNVDIPPIRYNRTPEDNISKINNVIISDTSKADQLERDERIRQLRTRWDRR; this comes from the coding sequence ATGATCTTGCCGGGATGGTGGCTGGGAAGTCTGGGATGCGTAAGATCGGAGACCGCTCAAATGCCGGGAGAGATCTATGTTTCGCCGGAAGGTGATGACAGGCATGCCGGTACAGAATCGCGACCGGTGGCATCGCCCCGGCGGGCCCTGGAACTGGCCAGTTCGTTACCATCAGGAACTGCTGCAACCCTGTGGCTGGGTGATGGACGTTACCAGTTGAAAGGGAGTTTAGAACTCTTCGCTCAGCAGAATGCAGAATCGCAAGGCAGTATAACCTTGGCAGCGATGCCCGGCGCGCATCCAGTGATCAGTGGGGCAGTGGCCGTGACCGGGTGGCAGGAAGAGCCGGATGGCCTCTGGTCAGCTCCGGTTCCGGCAGAAATTCATTCCGGATTCCGGGCATTGTATATCAATGATCATCGTGCCGTACGGGCCAGGTGGCCGGATGCGAGCTACCTGAGAATGGAGGCAGCAGGGGAGGATAACCGGACAAATTTTTATTTTTCAGCCGGTGACATTCCTCGCTTTAAAGATACCGATCAACTTGAATTGGTTTTCCTCGACGACTGGTCCATCAGCAGGATTCCGGTGGCGTCCATAGACTGGGAGCGCCGGCACCTGGTAGCCCGGGATACCATCGGAACCCGTTCCCTGGATTTTTTTACCCTGACCGGCTGGGAGCCGCATCCACGCTATTACCTCGAGAACGCAATCGAATTTCTGGATCAACCCGGAGAATGGTATTGTGACCAGGTACAAAAGCGCATTTATTATCGACCGTTGCCCGGGGAGCAGCTGGCAGAAATGGTGGGTTGGGTGCCGCAGCTGACCACCCTGGTGCGTATTCGCGGCGGACGCGACATATATTTTCAGGGCATAACCTTCGAGCATTCCGCATGGGAATTACCGGAAAGAGGATACCCGGGCATCCAAGCCTGCATGTATGACGACCGGACCTCCACTGCCAGGCATTGGGCCAGTGTGCCGGCAGCCATCGAGTTGGATTTGGCCAGTGACGTTTCTTTTAGACAGTGTACCATCCGGCATACCGGTGGTTCGGGCTTGTGGATACGGCAGAATTGCCACCATATTACCGTGGACAGCTGCTACATCCATGCTATTGCCGGTAACGGCATCGACATCGGCGAAGGACAGGATCGCCAGGTTGATGGGCAGCCCTGGTGGCAGTCAGCGGCTCATGAGGTGAGTACTGATAACCAGATTACCCATTGTCGGATCGAAGATTGTGGCACGGAGTTTTTTGGTGCAGTCGGAATCTGGGGAGGCTTGGTAGCACGGACTACCATTGCCCATAATGAAGTGAGCAACCTGCCTTATACGGGGATCTCCATCGGGTGGATGTGGGATACCATCACCACCCCTTGCCGTGAGAATTCCATTACAGATAATCACATCCACCATGTCATGCGCATCCTCAGTGACGGGGGAGGGGTTTACAGCCTGGGCAGGCAGCCAGGCAGCCGCATAACCGGTAATATCATTCATGAAGTTTCGATCAATGCCGGACGCGCTGAGAGTAACGGCATGTTTCTCGATGAAGGTACCAAGGAGCTGGAAGTCGTCGATAATGTGATATACCACATCGCCATGGCACCTCTGCGTTTTCACCGGGCCGCATCCGCCCGCGTAGCAGATAACCTCCTGTCCTGCAATGTCGACATCCCCCCAATCCGGTACAATCGTACCCCGGAAGATAATATTAGTAAAATTAATAATGTGATTATCAGCGATACCAGCAAGGCGGATCAACTCGAGCGGGATGAACGGATCAGGCAGCTGCGTACACGTTGGGATCGTCGATAA
- a CDS encoding HEAT repeat domain-containing protein: protein MKVCFSISRLALAGFAFWILSCNTPQEAPPTSQEEIISKQLTADSAKAIASRIQSSLALEIADGLQFTLWASDSLAPDPIAMTMDDQGTLYLTRTNRQKHSEFDIRGHQDWMTASIRMQSVEDRRAFLHETFAPEKSEQNAWLEDLNHDSIHDWRDLAVERDEVWRLEDRDQDGLADVSTRVVNDFHEEVTDVMNAVLYYDKDLFVGIGPDLWKLEDTDGDGIPDKKTSLSHGFNVHIGFGGHGMSGLIVGPDGKIYWGIGDPGANITAPDGKHYMYPNQGVIVRCNPDGSDFEVVAHGLRNTHEFVFDAYGNLISSDNDGDHRGESERLVHLIDGSDSGWRINWQFGKYTDPKNNGYKVWMDEKMFTPHWDGQAAYFLPPIQNYHNGPTGMLFNPGTALGKAWQNKFFLVEFTGTPARSPIWSFSLKPKGASFELAEEQAIVRGILPTDIQFGPDGAMYVADWINGWDTKNYGRVWKLDVTPETDDLKAERAETAQLMRLDYAAQEDARLLELLGNGDMRIRMKAQFALAAKGNGSAAIFKQATDQTTNQLERVHGIWGIGQLARKDATQAQALLPLLQDADAEIATQAIDVLGDIRYKEAAAQIIPFLTHESPRVRMKAAQALGRMQVADATEPILAMLEANNDQDLWLRHAGMIALARIGDADKLAGLTGNPSVAVRTAAVVALRQMQSPKVAGFLADKDEFVVAEAARAINDDWSIPDAMPALAAILNTTKFHSEALLRRSMNACLRVGQKEQVDELIHFATRNDVTAAMRAEALHILASWSEPSVLDRVDGRYRGEMKHDAAPAVAAVQPHLEDLFKSKDPEVLIAASQVVSGLSLSSFEDKLKDLQGGSKNAEVRSAMLTALAALKVPDMEALVQKGMADKDAGVRSTAVGLLSQLDIAKEKLPGIVDPIFSLGSTREQQAVLRALADMPADKTTPVLSTLMNKLKNDKLSKEVQLDLFEAVEKNGNQALTAQVEAMHANQEDPLAAYAEALYGGDRRAGWWLFNTNPTAQCVRCHAINGQGGEVGPDLTAIGAKLTREQILQALVDPSARIAPGYGVVSLTLSDGQTVTGILMEETPKELTLKTSAAEPLEVEVSRITKRDNMPSSMPNQGLLLNKREIRNLVEFLVNQKGDAM, encoded by the coding sequence ATGAAAGTTTGTTTTTCTATTTCACGCCTGGCGCTTGCCGGGTTTGCCTTCTGGATTTTATCGTGCAACACCCCACAAGAAGCGCCTCCCACCTCTCAGGAAGAAATTATATCCAAGCAACTGACCGCCGACAGTGCCAAGGCCATCGCTAGCCGGATCCAGTCTTCACTGGCGCTGGAAATAGCTGACGGACTGCAGTTTACGCTGTGGGCCTCCGACTCGTTGGCTCCGGATCCCATTGCCATGACAATGGACGATCAGGGTACGCTCTACCTTACGCGCACCAACCGTCAGAAGCATTCGGAATTTGATATCCGCGGACATCAGGACTGGATGACGGCATCCATCCGCATGCAGTCGGTGGAGGACCGCCGTGCTTTCCTCCATGAGACATTTGCCCCGGAAAAGAGTGAGCAAAATGCCTGGCTGGAAGACCTGAACCATGACAGCATCCACGACTGGCGCGACCTGGCTGTAGAGCGCGATGAAGTGTGGCGTCTGGAAGACCGCGACCAGGATGGACTGGCTGATGTGTCCACACGTGTAGTCAATGACTTTCATGAAGAAGTGACCGACGTGATGAATGCCGTGCTGTACTATGATAAGGATTTATTCGTCGGCATCGGACCTGACCTGTGGAAGCTGGAGGACACCGACGGTGATGGTATACCGGATAAAAAGACGTCACTGAGCCACGGATTTAATGTCCACATTGGCTTTGGAGGGCATGGCATGTCTGGCCTGATCGTCGGACCCGACGGTAAGATCTACTGGGGTATCGGCGATCCGGGAGCCAACATCACCGCACCGGATGGAAAGCACTACATGTATCCGAATCAGGGTGTCATTGTACGTTGCAATCCCGACGGCAGCGACTTCGAAGTGGTCGCCCACGGATTGCGGAACACCCACGAATTTGTTTTCGATGCCTACGGCAACCTGATAAGCTCCGATAACGATGGGGATCACCGGGGTGAGAGCGAGCGATTGGTTCACCTCATCGACGGCTCCGATTCAGGATGGCGGATCAACTGGCAGTTTGGCAAGTACACCGATCCCAAGAATAACGGCTATAAGGTATGGATGGATGAGAAGATGTTTACGCCCCATTGGGATGGACAAGCGGCTTATTTCCTGCCTCCCATTCAGAATTACCACAACGGACCTACCGGTATGTTGTTCAACCCCGGTACCGCCCTTGGCAAGGCCTGGCAGAACAAGTTTTTCCTGGTCGAGTTTACCGGAACACCAGCCCGCTCACCGATCTGGTCATTCAGTCTGAAGCCGAAGGGAGCATCGTTTGAGCTGGCCGAAGAGCAAGCTATCGTGAGAGGAATTTTGCCTACCGACATTCAATTTGGTCCTGACGGTGCGATGTATGTTGCCGACTGGATCAACGGCTGGGATACCAAGAACTACGGCCGGGTCTGGAAGCTGGATGTGACGCCGGAAACGGACGATCTGAAAGCTGAGCGTGCGGAGACGGCGCAACTGATGCGTCTCGACTATGCGGCACAGGAAGATGCCCGGCTCCTGGAATTGCTGGGCAACGGTGATATGCGGATACGCATGAAAGCTCAGTTTGCCCTGGCTGCCAAAGGCAATGGAAGCGCAGCTATCTTTAAGCAGGCCACCGATCAAACTACCAATCAACTGGAACGTGTTCACGGCATCTGGGGCATTGGGCAGCTGGCTCGTAAGGATGCCACACAGGCTCAGGCTTTATTGCCGTTGCTGCAGGATGCAGACGCAGAAATAGCCACCCAGGCTATCGACGTCCTGGGTGATATCCGCTATAAGGAGGCCGCAGCTCAGATCATTCCCTTTTTAACCCATGAAAGTCCCCGGGTACGTATGAAAGCAGCTCAGGCTCTAGGGCGGATGCAGGTCGCAGATGCTACGGAACCGATCCTGGCCATGCTGGAAGCCAATAACGATCAGGACCTGTGGTTGCGTCATGCCGGGATGATCGCACTGGCAAGGATCGGTGATGCCGATAAACTGGCTGGACTCACCGGCAACCCAAGTGTTGCTGTCCGTACTGCTGCCGTGGTTGCCTTACGTCAGATGCAAAGCCCGAAAGTAGCTGGTTTCCTGGCCGACAAGGATGAATTTGTCGTTGCGGAAGCAGCACGTGCCATTAACGACGATTGGTCCATTCCGGATGCCATGCCGGCACTGGCAGCCATCCTGAATACCACAAAATTTCATTCGGAGGCATTGCTTCGCAGAAGTATGAATGCCTGTCTGCGGGTAGGTCAAAAGGAGCAGGTCGATGAGCTGATCCATTTTGCAACCAGAAATGATGTTACTGCGGCCATGCGGGCTGAAGCACTGCATATCCTGGCCAGCTGGTCCGAGCCGTCGGTCCTGGACCGGGTGGATGGACGTTACCGGGGTGAGATGAAGCATGACGCGGCTCCTGCCGTGGCAGCGGTACAACCTCACCTGGAGGATCTGTTTAAATCCAAAGATCCTGAAGTCCTGATTGCTGCATCGCAGGTGGTTTCCGGATTAAGCTTGTCTTCCTTTGAGGATAAACTGAAAGACCTGCAGGGTGGAAGTAAAAATGCAGAAGTACGTTCAGCCATGCTGACAGCGCTGGCTGCACTCAAGGTGCCCGACATGGAGGCCCTGGTCCAGAAGGGAATGGCGGATAAAGATGCGGGTGTGCGCAGTACGGCGGTTGGCTTGCTGAGTCAGCTGGATATTGCCAAAGAAAAATTACCGGGTATCGTAGACCCCATCTTCTCGCTGGGCAGCACACGTGAACAGCAGGCGGTGCTCCGGGCCCTGGCGGACATGCCGGCGGACAAGACCACACCGGTACTCAGCACCCTGATGAACAAACTGAAAAATGACAAGCTGTCCAAAGAGGTCCAGCTGGACCTCTTCGAGGCGGTAGAAAAGAATGGTAACCAGGCATTAACCGCTCAGGTTGAAGCTATGCATGCCAACCAGGAAGACCCGCTGGCCGCCTATGCGGAGGCCCTCTACGGAGGAGACCGCCGTGCAGGATGGTGGCTATTCAATACGAACCCGACCGCTCAGTGTGTACGTTGTCATGCCATCAATGGACAAGGTGGTGAAGTAGGTCCTGACCTGACGGCCATCGGCGCCAAGCTGACGCGGGAGCAGATCCTGCAGGCGCTGGTAGATCCCAGTGCGCGCATCGCTCCGGGCTATGGCGTGGTTTCCCTGACTCTGTCCGATGGACAGACGGTTACGGGTATCCTGATGGAGGAGACCCCTAAAGAGCTCACGCTGAAGACCAGCGCTGCCGAGCCCCTCGAGGTAGAGGTCAGCCGCATCACCAAGCGCGACAACATGCCTTCCAGCATGCCTAACCAGGGACTATTGCTGAATAAGCGGGAGATCCGGAACCTGGTGGAATTCCTGGTCAACCAGAAGGGCGACGCGATGTAA
- a CDS encoding carbohydrate binding family 9 domain-containing protein, with amino-acid sequence MNIPSFGNLRQARPYAGHPATENTDIRIGYTDEVFYLSVICFDAQPQHLVVSDARRDAPLDGTDAFLFILDTYHDGQNGFVFGTNSLGVEYDAQVDKEGQGNQNTNRQQGGTVGGFNLNWDASWDVKAQVTDYGWTAEFAIPFRTLRFKSGDDVTWGINFQRNIRKTNEVAYWAPLPIQFDLKRLSLEGTLEGLDLKSPGNLKIIPYALVNMHQNKVDADDKVKLDPEVGADVKYSITPSLTLDLTYNTDFAQVEVDDQQVNLDRFNLFFPEKRPFFLENAGQFSVGSPGEVDLFFSRRIGIDGDGNQVPITGGARLSGKVNKTNIGLLTMFTDPVPENNIQRNNFTVARVNHEVGRSAIGAAYIGRQGIGDESGDFNRVYAMDGRLGLGKKAQLSGFYSKSSTPGIDDGDHALKFQSRYEWNGLEVNLAYTEVGAGFNPEVGFLLRQAFRKPEFLVLQRIRMNNKFGLLELRPHISYRSYWNFDNFLETSFLHMDNHWEFVNGMEAHTGFNITTEGVVQDFEIAEGVIVPAGTYKHKEAQLVFFTNPSKPLSVNIRSVSGGFFGGKRYNNTVTLSILAGDKFNSSVGLSRNDIKLPYGDFNTNIFIGRFAYSFTPRTYIQSLVQYNSVIDLWSANIRFGWLQQANTGLFVVLNYNKGDFGEIDNRSFIIKYSRVFDVIK; translated from the coding sequence ATGAACATTCCGTCCTTTGGTAATCTGAGGCAAGCGCGGCCCTATGCCGGCCATCCCGCTACGGAAAACACCGACATCCGTATCGGATATACCGACGAGGTCTTCTACCTCAGTGTCATCTGTTTCGATGCCCAGCCGCAGCACCTCGTTGTCTCGGATGCCCGGCGTGATGCACCGCTCGATGGTACCGACGCATTTCTGTTCATCCTGGACACTTATCACGATGGTCAGAACGGATTCGTATTTGGCACCAACTCCCTCGGTGTCGAGTACGATGCCCAGGTCGATAAGGAAGGCCAGGGCAACCAGAACACCAACCGGCAGCAGGGAGGTACCGTAGGTGGATTTAACCTCAACTGGGATGCCTCCTGGGATGTGAAAGCACAGGTGACCGACTATGGTTGGACCGCTGAATTTGCCATTCCTTTCCGCACCCTGCGATTTAAGTCCGGTGATGATGTAACCTGGGGTATCAACTTTCAGCGCAACATCCGCAAGACCAATGAGGTTGCTTACTGGGCTCCGCTGCCCATCCAGTTTGACCTGAAACGGCTTTCCCTGGAAGGCACGCTGGAAGGCCTCGACCTCAAAAGCCCGGGCAACCTGAAGATCATACCCTACGCCCTGGTCAATATGCACCAGAACAAAGTGGATGCCGACGATAAAGTAAAACTCGATCCCGAGGTAGGCGCTGACGTAAAATACAGCATCACGCCCAGCCTCACCCTGGACCTGACCTATAATACCGACTTTGCCCAGGTGGAAGTGGACGACCAGCAGGTCAATCTGGACCGCTTCAACCTCTTTTTTCCGGAGAAAAGGCCTTTCTTCCTGGAGAATGCCGGCCAGTTCAGTGTGGGCAGCCCGGGTGAAGTGGACCTCTTCTTCAGCCGGCGCATCGGTATTGACGGCGATGGCAACCAGGTACCCATCACCGGTGGTGCACGTCTGTCCGGCAAAGTCAATAAGACCAATATCGGCCTGCTCACCATGTTTACCGATCCCGTCCCAGAGAATAACATACAGCGCAATAATTTCACCGTTGCCCGGGTCAACCACGAAGTCGGCCGGTCCGCCATCGGCGCCGCCTACATTGGCCGCCAGGGTATCGGCGATGAGAGCGGCGATTTCAACCGCGTTTACGCCATGGATGGTCGCCTGGGACTGGGTAAAAAAGCGCAATTGTCCGGTTTCTACAGCAAGAGCTCTACTCCCGGCATCGATGACGGGGACCACGCCCTGAAATTCCAATCCCGCTATGAATGGAATGGCCTGGAAGTCAATCTGGCCTATACCGAAGTGGGTGCAGGATTTAATCCCGAAGTAGGCTTCCTGCTGCGCCAGGCATTCCGCAAACCGGAATTTCTGGTCCTGCAACGCATCCGCATGAACAACAAATTTGGACTGCTCGAATTGCGCCCGCACATATCCTATCGCAGCTACTGGAATTTTGACAACTTCCTGGAGACCAGCTTCCTGCATATGGACAATCACTGGGAGTTTGTCAACGGCATGGAAGCGCATACGGGTTTTAACATAACTACAGAAGGCGTGGTCCAGGATTTTGAGATTGCAGAAGGCGTCATTGTTCCCGCCGGCACCTACAAGCACAAAGAAGCTCAACTGGTATTCTTTACCAATCCAAGCAAACCACTCAGCGTGAACATCCGCTCGGTCTCAGGCGGGTTTTTCGGTGGCAAACGTTACAACAATACGGTCACGCTAAGCATACTTGCCGGCGATAAATTCAATTCCTCAGTCGGTCTGAGCAGAAACGATATTAAGCTGCCCTATGGTGATTTCAACACCAACATTTTTATCGGCCGCTTCGCATACTCCTTTACACCCAGGACCTATATCCAGAGTCTGGTTCAGTACAACAGTGTCATCGACCTCTGGTCCGCGAACATCCGCTTTGGCTGGCTGCAGCAAGCCAACACCGGACTATTTGTAGTGCTGAACTACAACAAGGGCGACTTCGGCGAAATCGATAACCGCAGCTTTATTATTAAATACTCCCGGGTTTTTGATGTAATCAAGTAG
- a CDS encoding MFS transporter codes for MTRTDGGGTTKLTLLLVSSLTIMSIITISPVLPQMTQAFSRHPDAPMLVRLILTIPALFIAITAPVAGRLIDRFGRLPLLSGALVLYALAGSAGMYLQEIYAFLIARALLGVAVGISMTIVVTLVADYYTGPERQRFVGIQIAFMSIGGILFLTMSGVLADMGWRYPFLLYLVALIILPLTWRYLHEPEINRPSVHATTTRIKAPAFLYFLFLNTLLMWIAFFLVPVQIPFHLVGLGVKHNALIGLAIATSTASSAVSSYFYHRIKGQRSHLTVFAIGYLLMGCGFSLLALTASYGLAVLALFFLGLGIGIMMPNTNMWVMQLAPPAIRGQEIGKLTTFWFMGQFLSPILLQPIVKQAGTSGAFTLMAILLPVIALAFVLLNRMGSIRRYDGDLAPAGK; via the coding sequence ATGACCCGGACAGATGGTGGTGGAACGACCAAACTGACGCTGCTTTTGGTGAGCAGCCTGACCATCATGTCGATCATTACCATCTCTCCGGTACTTCCCCAGATGACTCAGGCTTTTTCAAGGCACCCTGACGCGCCCATGCTGGTCCGGTTGATCCTGACCATTCCGGCACTGTTTATCGCCATCACGGCACCGGTCGCGGGTCGGCTCATCGACCGGTTTGGCCGGTTGCCTTTATTGAGCGGCGCTCTGGTACTCTATGCCCTGGCCGGTTCTGCGGGGATGTATTTACAGGAGATCTATGCATTTCTGATCGCCCGAGCCCTGCTGGGTGTTGCTGTGGGGATATCCATGACCATCGTTGTAACCCTGGTGGCCGATTACTATACGGGACCGGAACGACAGCGTTTCGTGGGTATTCAGATAGCCTTCATGTCCATCGGAGGTATCCTATTCCTGACGATGAGTGGTGTTTTGGCGGACATGGGCTGGCGGTACCCCTTTCTGCTGTATCTGGTGGCATTGATCATCCTGCCGCTCACCTGGCGCTACTTACACGAGCCGGAAATCAACAGGCCATCGGTGCATGCCACAACGACCCGGATCAAGGCCCCGGCCTTCCTTTATTTTTTATTTCTGAACACGCTGCTGATGTGGATTGCCTTCTTTCTTGTGCCGGTCCAGATTCCATTTCACCTGGTTGGATTGGGTGTAAAGCACAATGCGCTGATCGGCCTGGCAATAGCTACCAGCACCGCTTCTTCGGCGGTATCCTCCTATTTCTACCATCGCATCAAAGGACAGCGGTCTCACCTGACAGTTTTTGCAATAGGTTACCTGCTGATGGGATGCGGCTTTAGTTTGCTGGCCCTGACCGCCTCCTATGGTTTGGCGGTGCTGGCCTTGTTTTTCCTGGGACTGGGTATCGGGATAATGATGCCCAATACCAATATGTGGGTGATGCAGCTGGCGCCACCGGCCATCCGTGGGCAGGAAATCGGCAAGCTGACCACCTTCTGGTTTATGGGCCAGTTTCTGTCACCAATCCTCCTCCAGCCCATTGTAAAGCAGGCCGGGACTTCCGGAGCTTTTACCTTGATGGCCATCCTGCTACCTGTGATAGCATTGGCCTTTGTCCTACTGAACCGGATGGGATCCATCCGGAGATACGATGGTGACCTGGCTCCTGCCGGTAAATGA